A single region of the Phycisphaerae bacterium RAS1 genome encodes:
- the pntB gene encoding NAD(P) transhydrogenase subunit beta codes for MTYVIQLAYLLSTALFVMSLHWLSDPKSARRGVYAGVAAMFVAIVATWGAPGVTRHLWIIIPIALAIGPGIWLSMVPLTAVPQRTALSHAFGGLAAGLVGTAKYFFWLAEPGAPNLTPFRMTAIVLEIILGYLTFTGSLIAAGKLQEVKWIPQRPWVYKGQTYVNLGAFALALLLGIVLVLMPAKSVISPLLFILVIVLALNFGWMLVMPIGGADMPTVISILNSYAGLSAVAMGFVLDNKLLITAGALDGSSGLILSIIMCKAMNRSFTNVLFGAFGQVQAAAAAGEKKAVKSATPEDAALMMEQAATVVIVPGYGMAVAQAQHRVRELYDQLTKRGVTVKFAIHPVAGRMPGHMNVLLAEADIPYDRLVEMDEINPDMGQVDAVLVIGANDVVNPAARHDKTSPIFGMPIINADQAKAVFCIKRSMNPGFAGIDNELYTMDKTLMVFGDAKAVVGEMVKHLAPASGMH; via the coding sequence ATGACTTACGTCATCCAGCTCGCCTACCTGCTCTCCACCGCGCTCTTCGTCATGTCGCTGCACTGGCTCAGCGACCCCAAGTCCGCGCGCCGCGGCGTCTACGCCGGCGTCGCGGCCATGTTCGTCGCCATTGTCGCCACGTGGGGGGCGCCCGGTGTCACGCGGCATCTATGGATCATCATCCCGATCGCCCTGGCGATCGGCCCCGGCATCTGGCTGTCGATGGTGCCGCTCACGGCCGTCCCGCAACGAACCGCCCTCTCGCACGCCTTCGGCGGCCTGGCGGCGGGGCTGGTCGGAACGGCCAAGTATTTCTTCTGGCTGGCGGAGCCTGGCGCGCCGAACCTGACGCCATTTCGTATGACGGCCATCGTTCTGGAGATCATCCTCGGCTACCTCACGTTCACGGGCAGCCTGATCGCCGCCGGCAAGTTGCAGGAAGTGAAGTGGATTCCGCAGCGGCCGTGGGTCTACAAGGGGCAGACGTACGTCAACCTCGGCGCGTTCGCGCTGGCGCTGCTGCTGGGCATCGTGCTGGTGCTTATGCCGGCCAAGTCGGTGATCTCGCCGCTGCTCTTTATCCTCGTCATCGTGCTGGCCCTGAATTTCGGCTGGATGCTCGTTATGCCGATCGGCGGGGCGGACATGCCGACGGTGATCTCGATTCTGAATTCCTACGCCGGCCTTTCCGCGGTCGCGATGGGATTCGTGCTCGACAACAAGCTGCTCATCACCGCGGGCGCGCTCGACGGATCGTCGGGCTTGATTCTCTCGATCATCATGTGCAAGGCGATGAACCGCTCCTTCACCAACGTGCTTTTCGGCGCGTTCGGTCAGGTGCAGGCCGCCGCCGCCGCCGGCGAGAAGAAAGCCGTCAAGAGCGCCACGCCCGAAGACGCCGCGTTGATGATGGAACAAGCCGCCACCGTCGTGATCGTCCCCGGCTACGGCATGGCCGTCGCCCAGGCGCAGCATCGCGTGCGCGAGCTGTATGACCAGCTCACCAAGCGCGGCGTCACGGTGAAATTTGCGATTCACCCGGTCGCCGGCCGCATGCCGGGGCACATGAACGTGCTCCTGGCCGAGGCGGACATCCCGTACGACCGGCTGGTCGAGATGGACGAGATCAACCCGGACATGGGGCAGGTGGACGCCGTTCTGGTGATCGGGGCCAACGACGTGGTCAACCCCGCCGCCCGGCACGACAAGACCAGCCCGATCTTCGGCATGCCGATCATCAACGCCGACCAGGCGAAGGCGGTGTTCTGCATCAAGCGCTCGATGAACCCCGGTTTTGCGGGCATCGACAACGAGCTGTACACCATGGACAAGACGCTGATGGTCTTCGGCGACGCAAAGGCCGTCGTGGGCGAAATGGTCAAACACCTCGCCCCGGCGAGCGGGATGCACTGA
- a CDS encoding Glycosyl hydrolase family 57: protein MVSVCFYFQVHQPYRLRRFSIFDKQPQYFDEDANRNILHKVANKCYLPANRTLLDLVRRYEGRFRISYSLTGVLIEQCRRYCPQVLDSFRELAATGHVDFMAETYYHSLSFLYSREEWTEQVALHRKLLQDVFGQTPTVFRNTELIYNNDVARAAADLGYKAVLCEGADHLLGYRSPTYLYHPPGEKRVKLLLKNYRLSDDLAFRFSNRDWAEWPLTADKFARWVHQVNGNGYVVNIFVDYETFGEHQWADTGIFEFLRHMPEEVFKLPDNDFKTPAEAAAAYPASGEYDVPHMISWADTERDLSAWLGNAMQSNALHELYRVEQEVKQHGDPAVLEDWRKLTISDHFYYMCTKYFADGAVHKYFNPYDSPYDSFINFMNVLDNLRGRIGTQRAGRLTA, encoded by the coding sequence ATGGTTTCCGTCTGCTTTTATTTTCAGGTTCACCAGCCGTATCGCCTGCGCCGTTTCAGCATTTTTGACAAGCAGCCGCAGTATTTCGACGAGGACGCCAACCGCAACATCCTGCACAAGGTGGCCAACAAGTGTTACCTGCCGGCCAACCGCACGCTGCTGGACCTGGTGCGGCGCTATGAAGGCCGCTTCCGCATTTCCTACTCGCTGACGGGCGTGCTGATCGAGCAGTGCCGGCGCTATTGCCCGCAGGTGCTGGACTCGTTTCGCGAGCTGGCGGCGACCGGTCACGTCGATTTCATGGCCGAGACGTACTACCACTCGCTGAGCTTTCTCTATTCGCGCGAGGAGTGGACCGAGCAGGTCGCACTGCACCGGAAGCTGTTGCAGGACGTTTTCGGCCAGACGCCGACCGTCTTCCGCAACACCGAGCTGATCTACAACAACGACGTGGCCCGCGCCGCCGCCGACCTGGGTTACAAGGCGGTGCTGTGCGAGGGGGCCGACCACCTGCTGGGCTACCGCTCGCCGACGTACCTGTATCACCCGCCGGGCGAGAAGCGCGTCAAGCTGCTGCTGAAGAACTACCGCCTGTCGGACGATCTCGCTTTCCGCTTTAGCAATCGCGACTGGGCCGAGTGGCCGCTGACGGCCGACAAGTTCGCCCGCTGGGTGCACCAGGTGAACGGCAACGGCTACGTCGTCAACATCTTCGTGGACTACGAGACCTTCGGCGAGCACCAGTGGGCCGACACGGGCATCTTCGAGTTTCTGCGGCATATGCCCGAGGAGGTCTTCAAGCTGCCCGACAACGACTTCAAAACTCCGGCCGAGGCCGCCGCGGCCTACCCGGCCAGCGGCGAGTACGACGTGCCGCACATGATCTCGTGGGCCGACACGGAGCGCGACCTGTCGGCCTGGCTGGGCAACGCGATGCAATCCAACGCGCTGCACGAGCTCTACCGCGTCGAGCAGGAGGTGAAGCAGCACGGCGACCCGGCGGTGCTGGAGGATTGGCGGAAGCTGACGATCTCGGATCACTTCTATTACATGTGCACCAAGTATTTCGCCGACGGCGCCGTGCACAAGTATTTCAACCCGTATGACTCGCCGTATGACTCGTTCATCAATTTCATGAACGTGCTGGACAATCTGCGCGGGCGGATTGGGACGCAGCGCGCCGGGCGCCTCACCGCGTAG
- the sucB gene encoding Dihydrolipoyllysine-residue succinyltransferase component of 2-oxoglutarate dehydrogenase complex yields MPVELKVPAAGESIVEVQIGEWIKKEGDLFRRDDVLVALETDKASMDVPAPVSGKITKILKPSGSSARVGDVIAHLEEAAIGAESAVAGATAARPAAPSGKSDGDARVMPAAQRLAVEKGVDARQVPAGGPGGRVLKEDVQRFVESGGRGAAAPAGAAATAAHSSPSGAAIGAASGAPSAAAVRTGGHREEEVVPMTLIRRRIAERLVQSQQTAALLTTFNEIDMSAVMQLRTEYGPAFQEKYEVKLGFMSFFVKAAIDGLKLIPQINAEVRGTDIVYKNYYDVGVAVGSGRGLIVPVIRNAERLSFAELEVAIADFGRRAKDNKVTVEELQGGTFTISNGGIYGSLMSTPIINPPQSGILGLHAIQDRPVARGGQVVIRPMMYVALTYDHRIVDGREAVTFLKRVKEAIETPTRMLLEV; encoded by the coding sequence ATGCCTGTCGAGTTGAAAGTTCCCGCCGCGGGCGAGTCGATCGTCGAGGTTCAGATCGGCGAGTGGATCAAGAAGGAAGGCGATCTGTTCCGCCGCGACGATGTGCTGGTGGCGCTGGAGACCGACAAGGCGTCGATGGACGTGCCCGCGCCGGTTTCGGGCAAGATCACGAAGATACTGAAGCCGTCCGGCTCGTCGGCCCGCGTGGGCGATGTCATCGCGCATCTCGAAGAGGCGGCCATCGGCGCCGAATCGGCGGTCGCGGGCGCGACCGCTGCAAGACCCGCCGCGCCATCCGGCAAGTCCGACGGCGACGCGCGCGTCATGCCCGCCGCCCAGCGGCTGGCCGTCGAGAAGGGCGTCGATGCGAGGCAGGTTCCGGCCGGCGGCCCGGGCGGACGCGTGCTGAAGGAAGACGTGCAGCGCTTCGTCGAGTCCGGCGGCAGGGGCGCCGCCGCGCCCGCAGGCGCTGCTGCGACAGCCGCTCATTCTTCCCCAAGCGGCGCGGCCATTGGCGCGGCTTCCGGCGCGCCCTCCGCGGCCGCCGTCCGCACCGGCGGCCATCGCGAAGAAGAAGTCGTCCCCATGACGCTCATCCGCCGCCGCATCGCCGAGCGGCTGGTGCAGAGCCAGCAGACCGCCGCCCTGCTGACGACGTTCAACGAAATCGACATGTCCGCGGTGATGCAGCTTCGCACGGAGTACGGCCCGGCGTTTCAGGAGAAATACGAGGTCAAGCTCGGCTTCATGTCCTTCTTCGTGAAGGCCGCGATCGACGGCCTCAAGCTCATCCCGCAGATCAACGCCGAGGTCCGCGGGACGGACATCGTCTACAAGAACTACTACGACGTCGGCGTCGCGGTCGGCAGCGGCCGCGGGCTGATCGTGCCGGTGATCCGCAACGCCGAGAGGCTCAGCTTTGCCGAGCTGGAAGTCGCGATCGCCGACTTCGGCCGGCGGGCGAAGGACAACAAGGTCACCGTTGAGGAATTGCAAGGCGGCACGTTCACAATCAGCAACGGCGGCATCTACGGCTCGCTGATGTCCACGCCGATTATCAATCCGCCGCAAAGCGGGATTCTGGGTCTGCACGCGATTCAGGATCGGCCGGTGGCGCGGGGCGGGCAGGTGGTGATCCGTCCGATGATGTACGTGGCGCTGACGTACGATCATCGGATTGTGGACGGGCGCGAGGCGGTGACGTTTTTGAAGCGTGTGAAGGAAGCGATCGAGACGCCGACGAGGATGCTGCTGGAAGTGTAG
- a CDS encoding Transposase DDE domain protein, which produces MLTLTDDVCSWLLERIPDPPISAKGGRPALDKARVLRGIFWILDNGAKWKDLPRAFGAKSAVHRHFQRWVRDGVFERVLREAGRVVEERDGFRLYECFMDGMFSKAKGGGDGVGLTKAGKGVKIMILVDAQGLPVSIDTMSATPHESRLVQRLFDFMLTSGVPERVIGDKAYDDDGLAAELAQRGTELIAPHRSNRVNITQDGRPLRRYKRRWTVERTIAWIQHFRRLCIRWEKSTKLFRGFLHLACTILLIRQV; this is translated from the coding sequence ATGTTGACGCTCACGGATGATGTGTGTAGTTGGCTGTTGGAACGGATTCCCGATCCGCCGATCAGTGCCAAGGGCGGTCGGCCTGCGTTGGACAAGGCCAGGGTGCTGCGCGGCATCTTCTGGATTCTGGACAACGGGGCCAAGTGGAAGGACTTGCCTCGGGCGTTCGGGGCCAAGAGCGCCGTGCATCGGCACTTTCAGCGCTGGGTGCGGGACGGCGTCTTTGAACGCGTGCTGCGCGAGGCCGGCCGCGTGGTCGAGGAGCGCGACGGCTTCCGGCTGTACGAGTGTTTCATGGACGGCATGTTCTCGAAAGCCAAGGGCGGCGGCGACGGCGTGGGGCTCACGAAGGCCGGAAAAGGGGTGAAAATCATGATTCTGGTGGATGCCCAGGGGTTGCCGGTGTCGATCGACACGATGTCGGCCACGCCGCACGAGAGCCGACTGGTGCAGCGGCTGTTCGACTTCATGCTGACCAGCGGCGTGCCCGAGCGGGTGATCGGCGACAAAGCGTACGACGACGACGGGCTGGCGGCAGAGCTGGCGCAGCGCGGGACGGAGCTGATCGCGCCGCATCGCTCCAACCGCGTCAACATCACACAGGATGGCCGGCCGCTGCGAAGATACAAGCGTCGCTGGACCGTGGAGCGCACCATTGCCTGGATTCAACACTTCCGCCGCTTGTGCATCCGCTGGGAAAAGTCCACCAAGTTGTTCCGCGGCTTTCTGCACCTGGCATGCACCATTCTGTTGATTCGACAGGTTTAG
- the pntA gene encoding NAD(P) transhydrogenase subunit alpha yields the protein MYVRRFVLVAIAAAMTLASAAAAQPASSQATGWKPIPHDDAPRPATPIPLPAPTHTAAHAPAGGESLDYMSMLFVFMLATFIGIGVIRRVSRLLHTPLMSLTNAISAIAVVGSLIIAGGEHYPTHIRVMGAVALFASMTNIISGFLITDRMLKMFKTREGGKP from the coding sequence ATGTACGTTCGAAGATTCGTGCTTGTCGCCATCGCGGCCGCGATGACCCTCGCGTCGGCCGCGGCGGCACAACCTGCATCGTCTCAGGCGACGGGCTGGAAGCCCATACCACATGATGATGCGCCTCGCCCGGCGACGCCCATTCCGTTGCCCGCACCCACGCACACCGCCGCACACGCCCCCGCCGGTGGCGAAAGCCTCGACTACATGTCGATGCTCTTCGTCTTCATGCTGGCCACCTTCATCGGCATCGGCGTTATCCGCCGCGTCTCGCGCCTGCTCCACACCCCGCTGATGTCGCTCACCAACGCCATCTCGGCAATCGCCGTCGTCGGCTCGCTCATCATCGCCGGCGGTGAGCACTACCCGACGCACATCCGTGTCATGGGCGCAGTCGCCCTGTTCGCTTCGATGACCAACATCATCAGCGGATTTCTCATCACGGACCGCATGCTCAAGATGTTCAAGACGCGCGAAGGAGGCAAGCCATGA
- the rsbP_1 gene encoding Phosphoserine phosphatase RsbP, whose amino-acid sequence MNTTAPPPALEFVCSEIWGGNRPVDRAVELPGVVGRLFSKPCGGGRGGDVHYMSVCGSGLLSRTCIADVAGHGEAVAAVSHELHGLLRRYMNNLDQRRVLADLNRTLEQGETLQLATAAAFTYYPPARSLSFSYAGHPPAWVFRRSSGRWGRLSLDAADGLANMPLAVSSDTHFTRGRTRVDFGDRLLIVTDGVLEAPAPGDATLYGDERLTAFLNDHRDDGVDDVSRRLVQELIEYTGDATLRHDDVTFALLEFRRGPRGPAIWTALKNRLWPRRGNTAE is encoded by the coding sequence GTGAACACGACCGCTCCCCCGCCAGCTCTCGAATTCGTCTGCTCCGAAATCTGGGGCGGCAACCGGCCCGTCGATCGGGCCGTCGAGCTGCCGGGCGTCGTCGGCAGGCTCTTTTCCAAGCCCTGCGGCGGGGGCCGCGGCGGCGACGTGCACTACATGTCCGTCTGCGGCTCGGGGCTGCTGTCGCGAACGTGCATCGCGGACGTCGCCGGACACGGTGAAGCCGTCGCCGCGGTCAGCCACGAGCTGCACGGCCTCTTGCGGCGCTACATGAACAACCTGGATCAGCGGCGCGTGCTCGCGGACCTGAACCGCACCCTGGAGCAGGGGGAGACGTTGCAACTGGCCACGGCTGCGGCGTTCACGTATTACCCGCCGGCGCGCAGCCTTTCCTTCAGCTACGCCGGCCATCCGCCGGCGTGGGTCTTTCGCCGGTCGTCCGGCCGCTGGGGGAGATTATCGCTGGATGCCGCGGATGGTCTGGCGAACATGCCGCTGGCGGTCAGCAGCGACACGCATTTCACCCGCGGCCGGACCAGGGTCGACTTTGGCGACCGCCTGCTGATCGTGACCGATGGCGTGCTCGAAGCGCCCGCCCCCGGCGACGCCACGCTCTACGGCGATGAGCGGCTGACCGCGTTTCTGAACGACCATCGTGACGATGGCGTTGACGACGTTTCGCGCCGGCTGGTGCAAGAGCTAATCGAGTACACCGGCGACGCAACGCTCAGGCACGACGACGTGACGTTCGCTCTGCTCGAGTTCCGCCGCGGTCCGCGCGGCCCGGCGATCTGGACAGCGCTGAAGAACAGACTCTGGCCGCGGCGCGGGAACACGGCTGAGTAG
- the sucA gene encoding 2-oxoglutarate dehydrogenase E1 component, whose translation MHSSNPWPHEGNLAFVEGLYVDFLRDPANVSAEWRRYFEAAADPARDSAALHRGQVGPSFRPASLFNPPGAGNGAHRSVGDVAQRQDNVDRLVRAYRVRGHIIAQLDPLGFNRRSHPALEPSYYGFSESDLDRPFSSRTIAGASVRTLREIVELLRSTYCRCIGVQFMHIDDLESRHWLQERMESTQNRIDVPRDRQIRILKHLTDSVTFEEFIQKKFVHAKSFSLEGAESLIPLLDLAIDKAGDDGVQEIVIGMAHRGRLNVLRNIMGKSARQIFREFADVDAEHKIGRGDVKYHLGYQNDWRTAGGHDVHLALCFNPSHLEFVNPVALGRLRAKLDRIGDHAADRGLCIQIHGDAAFAGEGVVQETLNMSELRGYQCGGSLHIIVNNQIGFTTTPQEGRSTPYATDVARMLQCPIFHVNGEDPEAVAQAVTLALDFRKRYKRDVFIDMYCYRRRGHNEGDEPSFTQPIMYRAIGERKSVRFGYFEHLEKLGGVTREEAEKIAQASHDALERELSSLGEPTAPKVRRSFQATLWRNYHGGHDHNVPDVETGVPRERLAHLLDALTRLPDEFHPFPKIVRFLETRKQMSLGEKPLDWAAAEALAFATLATEHHRVRLSGQDCGRGTFSQRHAVLHDVVDGHTHTALQHLTKDQAPVEIINSPLSEAGVLGFEYGYGIAYPDALVMWEAQFGDFVNCAQVIVDQFISSAEDKWESLNGLVLLLPHGFEGQGPEHSSARVERFLQLCAEDNMQVVNPTTPAQYFHVLRRQVCRPYRKPLIVLTPKSLLRHPAAVSSLDDLTHGTFRRIIPDANAKPAQTTRILLCGGKVFFDLEEERRSRKRDDVAIIRLEQFYPLADELLKGVLSHYPDGTPVFWVQEEPANMGAWPYLRARFGDWLYDTYPFGHVSRAASASPATGSPGSHKIEQKHLLEQAFAQSGKPVARGARPAHV comes from the coding sequence ATGCACTCGTCCAATCCGTGGCCCCACGAAGGCAACCTGGCATTCGTCGAGGGGCTGTATGTCGATTTTCTGCGCGATCCCGCCAACGTGTCCGCCGAATGGCGACGGTATTTCGAGGCTGCCGCCGACCCCGCGCGTGACAGCGCCGCACTGCATCGCGGGCAGGTCGGCCCCTCGTTCCGCCCGGCCAGCCTCTTCAATCCGCCCGGCGCCGGAAACGGCGCGCACCGCTCCGTCGGCGACGTCGCCCAGCGGCAGGACAACGTCGACCGGTTGGTCCGAGCCTATCGCGTCCGCGGGCACATCATCGCCCAGCTTGACCCGCTCGGGTTCAACCGCCGCTCGCACCCGGCCCTGGAGCCGTCCTACTACGGCTTCAGCGAGTCGGACCTGGACCGGCCGTTTTCCAGCCGCACCATCGCCGGCGCGAGCGTCCGCACGCTGCGCGAAATCGTCGAGCTGCTGCGCAGCACTTACTGCCGCTGCATCGGCGTGCAGTTCATGCATATCGACGACCTGGAATCGCGCCACTGGCTGCAGGAGCGGATGGAAAGCACGCAGAACCGCATCGACGTGCCGCGCGACCGGCAGATTCGGATTCTCAAGCACCTGACCGATTCGGTGACGTTCGAAGAGTTCATCCAGAAGAAGTTCGTGCACGCCAAGAGCTTCTCGCTCGAAGGCGCCGAGAGCCTCATCCCGCTGCTGGATCTGGCGATCGATAAGGCCGGCGACGACGGCGTGCAGGAGATTGTCATCGGCATGGCCCACCGCGGCCGGCTGAACGTCCTGCGCAACATCATGGGCAAGAGCGCCCGCCAGATCTTCCGCGAATTCGCCGACGTCGACGCCGAGCACAAGATCGGCCGCGGCGACGTGAAGTACCACCTTGGCTATCAGAACGACTGGCGCACGGCGGGCGGACATGACGTGCATCTGGCGCTGTGCTTCAACCCCAGCCACCTCGAGTTCGTCAATCCGGTGGCGCTCGGCCGGCTGCGGGCCAAGCTGGACCGCATCGGCGATCACGCCGCCGACCGCGGGCTGTGCATCCAGATTCACGGCGACGCGGCCTTCGCCGGCGAGGGCGTCGTGCAGGAAACGCTCAACATGAGCGAGCTGCGCGGCTACCAGTGCGGTGGGTCGCTGCACATCATTGTCAACAACCAGATCGGCTTCACTACCACGCCGCAGGAGGGCCGCTCGACGCCCTACGCCACCGACGTCGCCCGCATGCTGCAATGCCCGATCTTTCACGTGAACGGCGAAGACCCGGAGGCCGTGGCGCAGGCGGTGACGCTGGCGCTGGATTTCCGCAAGCGCTACAAGCGCGACGTCTTCATCGACATGTACTGCTACCGCCGCCGCGGACACAATGAGGGCGACGAGCCTTCCTTCACGCAGCCGATCATGTACCGCGCCATCGGCGAGCGCAAGAGCGTGCGCTTCGGCTACTTCGAGCACCTCGAAAAGCTCGGCGGCGTGACGCGCGAAGAGGCCGAGAAAATCGCGCAAGCGTCGCACGACGCGCTGGAGCGCGAGCTCTCGTCGCTCGGCGAGCCGACCGCGCCCAAGGTCAGACGCAGCTTTCAGGCGACGCTCTGGCGGAATTACCATGGCGGGCACGACCACAACGTCCCCGACGTCGAGACCGGCGTGCCCCGGGAGCGGCTCGCCCATCTGCTCGACGCCCTGACGCGCCTGCCGGATGAATTCCACCCGTTCCCGAAAATCGTCCGCTTCCTGGAAACACGAAAGCAGATGAGCCTCGGCGAGAAGCCGCTCGACTGGGCCGCGGCGGAGGCGCTGGCGTTCGCCACGCTGGCCACGGAGCACCATCGCGTGCGCCTCTCCGGCCAGGACTGCGGCCGCGGCACGTTCAGCCAGCGGCACGCCGTGCTGCATGACGTCGTGGATGGACATACCCATACGGCGCTGCAGCACCTGACGAAGGACCAGGCCCCGGTCGAGATCATCAACAGCCCGCTCTCCGAAGCGGGCGTTCTGGGATTCGAGTACGGCTACGGCATCGCCTATCCGGACGCGCTGGTGATGTGGGAGGCGCAGTTCGGCGACTTCGTGAACTGCGCCCAGGTGATCGTCGACCAGTTCATCAGCAGCGCCGAGGACAAGTGGGAAAGCCTGAACGGCCTGGTGCTGCTGCTGCCGCACGGGTTCGAGGGACAGGGGCCGGAGCACAGCAGCGCCCGCGTGGAGCGCTTCCTGCAACTGTGCGCCGAAGACAACATGCAGGTCGTCAATCCGACCACGCCGGCGCAGTACTTTCACGTCCTGCGCCGCCAGGTGTGCCGGCCCTACCGCAAACCGCTGATCGTGCTGACGCCCAAGAGCCTGCTGCGCCACCCCGCCGCGGTCTCGTCGCTTGACGACCTGACGCACGGCACGTTCCGCCGCATCATCCCCGACGCGAACGCCAAGCCGGCACAGACCACACGGATTTTGCTCTGCGGCGGAAAGGTCTTCTTTGACCTGGAAGAGGAGCGCCGCAGCCGGAAGCGCGACGACGTGGCGATCATCCGGCTGGAGCAGTTCTATCCGCTGGCGGATGAGCTGCTGAAGGGCGTCCTGTCGCACTACCCGGACGGCACGCCGGTCTTCTGGGTTCAGGAGGAGCCGGCGAACATGGGCGCCTGGCCGTACCTGCGGGCGCGTTTCGGCGATTGGTTGTACGATACGTATCCGTTCGGGCACGTATCGCGGGCCGCGTCGGCCAGTCCGGCGACCGGCTCGCCCGGCAGCCACAAGATTGAGCAGAAGCACCTGCTGGAGCAGGCGTTCGCCCAGAGCGGCAAGCCGGTCGCCCGCGGCGCCCGCCCGGCGCACGTGTAG
- the hdaH gene encoding Histone deacetylase-like amidohydrolase, whose translation MSDVGLLIDDRFLEHDTGRGHPERPERLVAIRDALHQAGCTALCRPVEATPIDAHLLTQIHTRDYLERVQHACAAGAPFIDVPDSAICPRSDEIARLAAGGVVNAALQVASGRLRRAFCAVRPPGHHAERESSMGFCLFNNIALAAQALRREFGLSRILILDWDVHHGNGTQHIFEADADVMFVSLHGHPDFLYPGSGYATETGVGAGLGYTLNVPFMPGADDAECLRALRTLVLPAVHRFAPQFVLISAGFDAHGDDPLGNLRLSDHAFDELSRAMIEVADASAGGRLVSVLEGGYDLAALGRCTVGHVKALLTT comes from the coding sequence ATGTCCGACGTCGGCCTTCTCATCGACGATCGTTTCCTGGAGCACGACACCGGCCGCGGCCATCCGGAGCGGCCCGAGCGGCTGGTCGCCATTCGCGACGCGCTGCATCAGGCCGGCTGCACCGCGCTCTGCCGGCCGGTTGAGGCGACGCCCATCGACGCACACCTGCTCACGCAGATTCACACGCGTGATTACCTCGAGCGCGTGCAGCACGCCTGCGCGGCCGGCGCCCCGTTCATTGACGTGCCCGACAGCGCCATTTGCCCGAGAAGTGATGAGATCGCCCGGCTCGCCGCCGGCGGGGTGGTGAACGCGGCGCTGCAGGTCGCCAGCGGCCGATTGCGGCGCGCGTTCTGCGCCGTGCGTCCGCCCGGCCATCACGCCGAGCGCGAGAGCTCGATGGGTTTCTGCCTGTTCAACAACATCGCGCTGGCGGCGCAGGCGCTGCGGCGCGAGTTCGGCCTCTCGCGAATTCTGATCCTCGACTGGGATGTCCACCACGGCAACGGAACACAGCACATCTTCGAGGCCGACGCGGATGTGATGTTCGTCAGTTTGCACGGCCACCCCGATTTTCTTTACCCCGGCAGCGGCTACGCCACGGAGACCGGCGTCGGGGCCGGGTTGGGCTACACGCTGAACGTGCCCTTCATGCCCGGCGCCGACGACGCCGAGTGCCTGCGGGCGCTGCGTACGCTGGTCTTGCCGGCCGTGCACCGCTTCGCGCCGCAATTCGTGCTCATCTCCGCCGGCTTCGACGCACATGGCGACGACCCGCTGGGCAACCTGCGGCTGAGCGACCACGCCTTCGACGAGTTGAGCCGCGCGATGATCGAGGTTGCCGACGCCTCCGCCGGCGGGCGGCTGGTGAGCGTGCTGGAAGGCGGCTACGACCTGGCGGCGCTGGGCCGCTGCACGGTCGGCCACGTGAAAGCGCTGCTGACGACGTAA
- a CDS encoding DinB superfamily protein translates to MNVRAALKGQYRSALAMLRRAIEPCPPELWDGGGYPTPFWRVAYHTLYFADLYLQPTLASFKPWELHRDDYHDLPWPPGSGPAITDPYTPAQLLEYWARVNDLIDAAVDRLDLDAPESGIPWHQSMPKLEHQLHNIRHIQHHAAMLSGRLRLAGEAEVEWVRSK, encoded by the coding sequence GTGAACGTACGAGCCGCTTTGAAGGGGCAGTATCGCTCCGCGCTGGCGATGCTGAGACGCGCGATCGAGCCTTGCCCGCCGGAACTGTGGGACGGCGGAGGATACCCGACACCCTTCTGGCGCGTGGCCTATCACACGCTCTACTTCGCCGACCTCTACCTGCAGCCCACGCTGGCGAGTTTCAAGCCCTGGGAGCTGCATCGCGACGACTATCACGACCTACCGTGGCCGCCGGGCAGCGGGCCGGCGATCACTGATCCCTACACGCCGGCGCAACTGCTGGAGTACTGGGCGCGCGTCAATGACTTAATCGACGCAGCGGTCGACCGCCTCGATCTCGATGCGCCCGAATCCGGCATTCCGTGGCATCAGAGCATGCCGAAACTCGAGCATCAGCTTCACAACATCCGCCATATTCAGCATCACGCGGCGATGCTCTCCGGCCGGCTGCGGCTGGCCGGCGAAGCGGAGGTGGAGTGGGTGCGCTCGAAGTGA